The genomic window catcctcatctctctctctctctcctctctctctctctctggttttgcatcaaatttctcttacatctCCTCTCCAATTCCACCAAAACAGAACAATCTTTCCTCCGTAGCCTGTCCCTCAAGTATGGGCCCGTCACTACTCTCCATATTGGCTCTGAACCCGTCGTTTTCGTCACCTCACTCGGCCGCCCATGAAGCCCATGTCCGGAACAGTGCCGCCTTCTCGAGCCGTCCCTCGATGGTCCTCTCAGCTCCGTTCTCAGTAATAACCGCAAGGTATTGGTGGATCTACCTAGGCCAGACTTGGCGTGTTCTTCGTCGTAATGTCAACTCTGAAGTTCTCCACCCTGCCAGTCTGAAAGCTTACTCTCTGGAACGCAAGCGGATCTTGGGAACATTGGTTAACAGCTTCAACCAGTGTTTCTTGCATGGCGATCAGCCCGTTCATGTGTTCGATCATATCCACCATGCGGTTTTTTCCTTGTTCATTCTCATGGCTTTCGGCGATGTCAACGATAGCACGATTAGAGAAGTTGAACGCATTCAAGCTGAACTTATTTTCAACTACGAGCAGTTTGGGGAAGTTGCTAGCTGTTCAGAGATCGTTGGAAGAGGTACTCGAATATCTTGAAGTCAGGCTGAAATAATCTTGCCTCTAATCAGAGCTCGAAAGAAGTTAAAGCAAGAGGAAAGGAAACAATCCGAGTTGGTATCATACACAGATACCTTACTGGATATGCAAAtgaatgatgatcatgatcaggaaGCTGGCAAGCTTGAGGAAGCCGGTATACTGAGTTTGTGCTCAGAGTTCATCAATGCCGGCGCCGACACAAGCCTAACAACGCTGCAGTGGATCATGGCAAATATAGTGAAGCACCAATATATTCAAGCCAAGCTTTTTGCTGAAATCAAGGCCGTTGTGGGGTAAGGAGCTGAAGAGATTAAGGAGGAAGATGTGCAGAAGATGACATATTTGAAAGCAGTGATTCTCGAGACTCTAAGAATTCACCCTCCAAGTACCCTTGGTACCGCATGCAGTctcagaagatgaagaacttCTTGGCTACAGAATCCGAAAGATACGACAGTGAACTTCGTGATATCACTGATGGGGCGGGATCCAAAGGAGTGGGAGAATCCAATGGAGTTCAGGCCGGAGAGGTTGCTGAATCGTGGAGAAAATGGAGAACCAGATCGAGCGTCTGATGTTACAGCGTACAAGATGATGCCGTTTGGTTCAGGGAGGAGGATCTGTCCGGGGAAAAGATTAGCCCTGCTTAATCTGGagtattttgtttcaaatttggtGTGGAATTTTGAGTGGAAACCAGTGGACGGAGAAGGTGTTGAACCTTTGGATAAGGAGGTGTTCTTGACGGTGATGAAGAATCCTCTGCGAGCCCACGTGTCTCCAAGAATCAAATGAAAGCTTAGGATTGTAGCAatctagaataataataataatacatgaataatGCCTATTAATTCGTTTGTTTTGCTAATTTAGATGGTTGGCCACGCTGATCTTTTCGTGTATGGCTTTATGAATTGCCGTTATGTTTGCTAAAGGGaaatactttaaatatatagagattagataaaagtaaatttctaaattaatgTAGCTTAATGTGATACGTCAaattattaagttatttttattataaaataaatctaacgaattctataaaatcacatcaatttataaatttattttttataatctttttgtatGTGTAGCAATTTTCTtgataaattattgtttctaCATTCTATGCAGAGTACGCATGGTACAATTTTATCAGCATGCccaatgcatgcatggcatgatTCCAAGAGCAATGTTAATGAATGATCTGAATATTCCCATAATCTATGGCTTTAGAATACAAATAAACAACTATGGTTTTTTCCAAGAATGTGGATGCTGTTAAACAACGTGAGCTGCTGCAGTTATGGGGTGTGCACACTTTCTAGCAGTATGATAGATATCTTGGATTGCCTAATTTTGTAGGTAGATCCAAAGTCCAAGATTTTGCAGGCATTAAGACTTGGGTGTGGAATAATCTGCAGAGTTGGAAAGGGAAACTTCTTTCTCAAGGGGGTAGGGAAATACTTATAAAAGCAATGGCTTTATCCATACCCACCTAT from Juglans microcarpa x Juglans regia isolate MS1-56 unplaced genomic scaffold, Jm3101_v1.0 JmScfU0072, whole genome shotgun sequence includes these protein-coding regions:
- the LOC121245589 gene encoding cytochrome P450 89A2-like — protein: MGPSLLSILALNPSFSSPHSAAHEAHVRNSAAFSSRPSMVLSAPFSVITARYWWIYLGQTWRVLRRNVNSEVLHPASLKAYSLERKRILGTLVNSFNQCFLHGDQPVHVFDHIHHAVFSLFILMAFGDVNDSTIREVERIQAELIFNYEQFGEVASCSEIVGRARKKLKQEERKQSELVSYTDTLLDMQMNDDHDQEAGKLEEAGILSLCSEFINAGADTSLTTLQWIMANIVKHQYIQAKLFAEIKAVVG